A genomic region of Phragmites australis chromosome 2, lpPhrAust1.1, whole genome shotgun sequence contains the following coding sequences:
- the LOC133907513 gene encoding polygalacturonase-like produces MECSRGRRRWSCRSMLKLAALCFAVAISLCCAWSWACDGGGCRGSPVLLRSGNGSTELCSFAQMFTPFWELWFQTLETNCNLLRQSGAYSSALLANFPSTALHTVGIHTGFPSGGQWRRLLAEGPGSYPPRCTSKCGECSPCYPVHVAVPPGVPVTTEYYPEAWRCKCGNRLYMP; encoded by the exons ATGGAGTGCTCCCGGGGGAGGCGGAGATGGAGTTGCAGATCCATGCTAAAGCTGGCGGCTTTGTGCTTCGCCGTGGCCATCTCGCTGTGCTGCGCTTGGTCCTGGGCTTGCGATGGCGGAGGCTGCAGAGGGAGTCCTGTGTTGCTCCGTTCAGGTAATGGGTCGACCGAGCTGTGCTCCTTTGCGCAGATGTTTACTCCATTTTGGGAACTTTGGTTTCA AACTCTGGAGACGAACTGCAACCTCTTGCGCCAATCAGGTGCGTATTCATCTGCTCTGCTAGCTAATTTCCCTTCTACTGCACTGCACACCGTCGGAATCCACACG GGATTCCCTAGCGGCGGGCAATGGCGGCGGCTGCTGGCGGAGGGGCCGGGGTCGTACCCGCCGCGGTGCACGTCCAAGTGCGGCGAGTGCAGCCCGTGCTACCCGGTGCACGTGGCCGTGCCGCCGGGCGTGCCGGTGACAACAGAGTACTACCCAGAGGCATGGCGTTGCAAGTGCGGCAACCGGCTCTACATGCCGTAA